Proteins encoded within one genomic window of Arachis ipaensis cultivar K30076 chromosome B08, Araip1.1, whole genome shotgun sequence:
- the LOC107611663 gene encoding F-box/kelch-repeat protein At3g23880-like — protein MRIAERKASRRLEMVSCPTARTRLLTDLPEETIIEILLRLPARTLASLRSVCTSWRNLISAPDFTCNHLRRSCLIAPSLTTPRIAYCTGAYRNGLRCSRIGLLSVRSILDDPSEPTKNDCFTEQHYYGIIGSCNGLLCLADGDAFKYMHAILWNPCTGFTFESPEISGEVRFSGFGYDHLSDSYKIYAVTKKQGPSGFEFSTRIYTFGPTSTWRKIDDTPVALFGFPSDNSSRAVKKEGEFFGSSRLCTLNWCVNHVVIYFDLAKETYGHFPLPPRSEIGFPKWCTHLCVLRNCLSVCYLDGRTLEWIVWQMKEYGDAQSWTKLAVIPVPEKITYPGRYFQPLYISESDVLLVFCPSFGIVLCNLNDGSIDFSEIYGSGVRNKPVFSACVKYRITCIYHESLVSPNGLQSNSSKMLMHFIKSKPKPVDS, from the coding sequence ATGCGGATTGCGGAGAGGAAAGCATCGAGACGGCTGGAAATGGTCAGTTGTCCCACGGCAAGAACGCGGCTGTTAACAGACCTTCCGGAAGAGACAATAATCGAAATCTTGCTGAGGCTTCCGGCAAGGACGCTTGCTTCCCTAAGGAGCGTGTGCACTTCATGGAGAAACCTAATCTCCGCCCCCGACTTCACCTGCAACCACCTTCGTCGTTCATGCTTAATTGCTCCAAGTTTGACTACGCCACGAATTGCTTATTGCACTGGGGCCTACAGAAATGGCCTTAGATGCAGCAGAATCGGACTTCTCTCCGTACGCTCAATCTTGGATGATCCTTCCGAGCCTACTAAAAACGATTGCTTCACGGAACAACACTACTACGGAATCATTGGTTCTTGCAATGGATTGTTATGCTTGGCTGATGGAGATGCCTTCAAATACATGCATGCCATCTTGTGGAACCCCTGTACCGGATTCACATTCGAATCTCCGGAAATCAGCGGCGAAGTCCGCTTTTCTGGCTTTGGTTACGATCATCTCAGTGACAGTTACAAAATTTATGCAGTTACAAAGAAGCAAGGGCCATCTGGTTTTGAGTTTAGTACCAGAATTTATACATTTGGGCCAACTTCGACATGGAGAAAAATTGATGATACCCCAGTAGCCCTATTTGGTTTCCCAAGTGACAACTCTAGTCGGGCTGTTAAAAAGGAAGGGGAATTTTTTGGTAGTAGCAGATTATGCACTCTTAATTGGTGTGTTAATCATGTGGTTATTTATTTTGACTTGGCTAAAGAGACTTATGGTCATTTTCCTCTGCCTCCTCGTAGTGAAATAGGTTTTCCAAAGTGGTGCACTCACTTATGTGTCTTGAGAAACTGCCTTTCTGTTTGTTACCTGGATGGGAGAACACTCGAGTGGATTGTGTGGCAAATGAAAGAATACGGAGATGCTCAATCTTGGACTAAATTGGCAGTAATTCCGGTCCCTGAAAAAATCACTTATCCAGGTCGTTATTTTCAACCTCTTTACATCTCGGAAAGTGATGTTCTTTTGGTATTTTGTCCATCTTTCGGCATTGTTTTGTGTAACTTAAATGATGGGAGCATAGATTTTTCTGAGATTTACGGCTCCGGCGTGAGGAACAAACCTGTTTTTTCTGCATGTGTCAAGTATAGGATAACTTGTATCTACCATGAAAGCTTAGTTTCACCAAATGGTCTTCAAAGCAACTCATCCAAAATGCTGATGCACTTCATCAAATCCAAACCCAAGCCTGTTGACTCTTAA